caattagaaatattatacatcatgtcccatataagctcatacacgacacattctacagatagtgtataaaaaaaacctaaatagtggaataaaagaggtgaaaacatgtgaaatggaacaaagaaaagttgcattgttgagtctaataaagctgccatgcaggttgttttctctttaaagctgtcattgctcaaaaataataatgaatcaaactcaatgttgttacaaattatttaaactagtcatggctccaattacgtcacatacaaaatttgactaaagagtatttttataggatattttgtgtttatcctacaAAAAAAAGGGTGTTTGACTAATagggcgaaaaaaaaaaaaaaaacagaaatgaagaagctgtcacgtacttgcatggctgctctagttgtgaccccaagatgcaggagacaggaggacgacgtgcgggtgagagtcttttatttcccacagggagcacaaggaggtgcagcagggaagtgcacagaagcataagcagcatacagaaaaaccaaagtaacgtttcacaaaacaatccttgagccctgactggagggcgaggcaggcataaatagaagccagttgattaaagtaaaagtaccaatgattgtcacacacacactaggtgtggtgagattttcctctgcatttgacccatcaccctcaccccatgaccaggtgtggccaggctgccaatcagcgacaggtgaggagggaaaagggctcagggagacaaacaggaagtgggaccaaaataagagcgccgactaggagataaacacaaacgcaaacagaccgcgtgacacctgacgtgacaggtcgtcacagaaacgagggatggatctgaaatttagagggacttaagtgttgaaagtaaaaataatgtttgacttattttttatgagtggggcccgtttggatcctaataatttcagtgggacaagttttaattgtcattgctcaaaaaaaataatgaattaaaatcgatgatgttctgaattattgacgtatttaagattgcaattacgTTGAGTGAAAATTATTTTGTGCTTTTGccataacaaaacaaggttttgaccaaaatggcgtaaattatgaaaaaaaaaaagactgatagggacggataaacctgaaattgatctagggatttaagtgttgaatgaaaaagtaaaaacataaacaaaaatgacctacttctaccatttttatgactgagactcttcctggtccccaagaaagcagtgcgaggcgagtggagaaaaaacggatttattgacagagatgtgacacaatgtgatattgatcataagcagcggccattgaaagaaaagaagaaatcctcgtcatgacgtcaaggccatgaaacgtgcgattttacagccaccaacgtttgatcttgaaagtcttttaacggccaaagaagaatacatggaatagcgtgaggagcagtcggacgaagaacaaagcacatctccatctcatctgcgagtgtgatgacgtccctcagcgatggagacatctccctgtgttccagcgcacaaagcatcctggaggaagaagaccactcagcacattcccgacaaaagcaggtgaatccaagttgaacatcatcttcacacaagaacatttggaggtgcagacagtccatgtgagcttactcagccttcagccgcctgcacgttctcgtcgagctccacgccgccgtggcgagctgcgggacaaacgcaaacggtgaaggaagaacatccagaaggtgcctcgtcactcacatcagatctttgaggtgtgacttggaaacatgacgagtcagcacacttgatgtctcatttggctgatcctcatcatgaggactcctgtcaaaagtgagatatgccagactttgtattgcgtgtgctcacaggagggacttttattgtgaaggagtcagctccagttgggcttttccggctaaacttgtaacaaaggtccacatcagacctccatgtgagtgacgcttcaccacggctttgtttcttgcggctcaaagaaaagatgttttacttaccagctggatcgtactgggctgaaatgaaagagaaacaaggtgaagtggacttttcccctcacgtcacgccgtgtttctacgtgagagtgtgcgctctgtctctgtggatctttgagtgtttggctggaaggcaactaaaagatggccgcacctttgcagcccggatgaaagcatcaactcacggcctggaccgagtgcaccgagaagaagaagacagaggacattggcgtccctcaccttgtctgtttctgtgacgcctgaccatgaccatgatgatgatgatgatgatgatggccgccacagcgaggaccgccgccgtggcagcgagggcgacgctcaagttgtctgtggagagcaaaaaagcacaagtggagtgacaaagcatgaagaggaaaccttcatgactactttgcatgcagacgtcaagcgttgtcatggtgacatggatcaataatggtgacaggtggacttgtgatgggaaacatctccaactaaatgtgtctttctcaccttcatggcttgcgttgctcaggatgcttcttctctccagcttggtgaccaagtcctccttgacgcctgacagctgaaacacacattcgtacttgccctccacgtcggccgtcacctccactttcagcgccaccgacatctggaaggttccgtcgtggttggggagtatctctccgtgctccacgtcctcgaagatctgctcgccgtctttcctccaaaataggtcggcaccgtcggggtagaaacctgtcgccatgcagctgaccggagaggacggcgtcttctggagcaggaacacctctggaagctctgcacaggaagtgatgtcacgtgtgaacacaggacaacgtggggagaaggtgtggatggagagaaggtggggatggaggtaaagatggagagaaggtgtggatggagagaaggtgtggatggagagaaggtgtgaatggagagaaggtgtgaatggaggtaaagatgagaagatgtggatggagagaatatggagaaaaggtgtggatggaggcaaagatggagagaatgtaataacggaggtaaagatggagagaaagtgagaacagaggtaaatatggagagaacgtgtggatggaggtaaagatggagaaaagatgagaacagaggtaaagatggagtgaAGGTGTCGATGGAAAGAAGGTGTCAATGGAGGTAAAGACGGAGAAAATGGAGGTACAGAGAGAAGatgagaacggaggtaaagatggagagaagatgagaacggaggtaaagatggagagaagatgagaacagaggtaaagatggagagaagatgagaacagaggtaaagatggagagaaggtgtggagggaggtaaagatggagagaagttgagaatgaggtaaagatggagaaaaggagagaatgagataaagatggaaaGTAAGAGTGGACagcggtaaagatggagagaaggtgaggatggaggtaaagatggagggaaaaggagagaacggaggtaaagatggagagaaggtgagaatgaggtaaagatggagagaatgaggtaaagatggagagaaagtgtagatggaggtaaagatggagagtaagagtggacggaggtaaagatggagagaaagtgaggatggaggtaaaaatggagggaaaaggagagaacggaggtaaatatggagagaaggtgtggatggaggtaaaaatggagagaaggtgagaatgaggtaaagatggagagaaagtgtagatggaggtaaagatggagagtaaGAGTggacagaggtaaagatggagagaaattgaggatggagggaaaaggagagaacggaggtaaatatggagagaaggtgtggatggaggtaaagatggagagaaggtaagaatgaggtaaagatggagagagtgaggtaaagatggagagaaggagagaatgagataaagatggagagaaagtaagaatgaggtaaagatggagagaatgaggtaaagatggagagaaggagagaatgagataaagatggagagaaagtgtagATGGAGGTAAAGAAGGACAGTAAGAGTggacagaggtaaagatggagagaaagtgaggatggaggtaaaaatggagggaaaaggagagaacggaggtaaatatggagagaaggtaagaatgaggtaaagatggagagaatgaggtaaagatagagagaaggagagaatgagataCAGATGGAGAGTAAGAGTGGACAGCGGTAAAGATGAAGAGAACctgaggatggaggtaaagatggagggaaaaggagagaacggaggtaaatatggagagaaggtaaagatggagagaaggtaagaatgaggtaaagatgcaagagaaggagagaatgagataaagatggagagaaggtgaggatggaggtaaagatggagagaagatgagaacaCAGGTTAGGATGGAGAGAatgtgaggatggaggtaaagatggagagaatgagaGAATGAGGTGAAGAGTATAAAGAGACAGGGTGTAATgtcagtaatgttcctatagggggagtgctaacaagttaaaaggtgaaagtacatgttgtgtttctacctgttctcattaggacctccttcccattgttcacatgcttcttcaagtaagaaggacataTCTCAGTGTAGTAAAACTTCTTGTCATCTAGTAGATGTTTGTCCTGGTCCCACTTGAGTTTGGtggggaaagcttgttgttttgctgcagtaaatgtccatgtcttcatgtccaacgatatgaaatcttctccatcataacctTCCTGACGccaacctttaacttcatcagtctcatcattccattcacatccagACATCAACTGGAGAATGTGaacacctgagacacacacagtgttgtaaagcagagtgacacacacacacacacacacacagacacacacacagacacacacacagacacacacacacacacacacacacacacacagtattagtgtaggttattatgggatggacagagacaagtatcagtgcagtaatgtgtgtttactacagtataaaaagagtacatcaaatacatttaagtagtagaaagttcaacataaacaaacctccagtttggttgaaacgcttcTTAAAAACTTCAAGGTTGTGTTTGCCAGTCAACTCACTAACAACATTGATCTCTGTTTCTCTCTGCCAGTATtttggatcctctgctgtgattttgttcatccagtcctgtttggcttctgctttcctgctgttgctgtcatagtgagaaatctgaactccatcaacataaccaacactcacatactctgggaagtttggaacttgagaggacgcagtgtggaaatactgcagcgtgtgaatcactgaaagaagaaaacaacaacaggatgactttttattattttgtttcatgttcaacaatcttgcactgtgaatattttagctccttccgtcttcagtcgggtcttaaagtgaacatcaaacactgctagatatcacagtcaagactcacatgttctatgacaaatacaacatattaataatattactaacatctgttgacagtttgaacattttgaaaataaacatatattttctacaatggaggctgaataaaaagtacaacagagttgaacacaacctgttctgcccatttgatgtcgactcttactgacatcttgtggcggggtgatgttactacacttgattagtttctgacacttccgtgtttgaagattcgtgttcgttcttacaagccttggaaaaaataagtctttgaaTAAGAAACACTaaagtcaaaataaataaagagcttAAATGGATTTCTCTGCTTCTGTAACCTTCTTGGAACATTATGAATTTTTACTgggaaaaagggaaaacaataaaatatgtttaaaaagaacCAGGATTAATGAATAAAGCTcctaaataatacaacaataattaATCAATAAGTAACAGAAACTATCAGAAGTCAACTAAGTGAAGGCACAAAGAGGATTtatgaataaaatattaataaacttgtaaaaaggacttaccaggcgtcacgctgtgcatttgcacgaccagaagaaagaataaaaacaagttcatgatgtcagcgcgaaacaaaaagatgtttgccacttttaatcccgcagagaaagacaaaagtgacgaacactcgcttgactcgcaaacaggaaaaatgaaccaggaactgtcgaggctctttttataatactccacctgagccaatgaggagtcagcattctgtgacgtcacagtgaggagagaaaacgaaacgctattctgcacagaaaagtggcagcagtcaactgacaagaagtcttctactggactcactagagagcgccccttgtggccacgtcaggtaaatgcttgtgtggcttttctgggaaatcacgtgacttgacaacaaaaaggtttgtcaagttggccgccaaacttggaaagaaaagaaagaaagaggaatgaaggtgagattgagagttaaaagtaatgacagggctggaacatccgatcagtgatcgtattgtagtcctctcaagaaagcatcaatacaaataatgattgatagacataaagtcgctacaccgcaggacatcctcacttctttttatttcacgtcttaactttcacctccgttatGTCTCCCAAGCGTGAGGCGTCCCACCTCCggtaacgggacacgcatctgcctcgcatgggttcgattcccggccagggttgcatcaggaagtttcatcctgagtaaaaaagtcagcagaaagcc
The window above is part of the Nerophis ophidion isolate RoL-2023_Sa linkage group LG04, RoL_Noph_v1.0, whole genome shotgun sequence genome. Proteins encoded here:
- the LOC133551937 gene encoding class I histocompatibility antigen, F10 alpha chain-like — encoded protein: MKLPDATLAGNRTHARQMRVPLPEVGRLTLGRHNGVIHTLQYFHTASSQVPNFPEYVSVGYVDGVQISHYDSNSRKAEAKQDWMNKITAEDPKYWQRETEINVVSELTGKHNLEVFKKRFNQTGGVHILQLMSGCEWNDETDEVKGWRQEGYDGEDFISLDMKTWTFTAAKQQAFPTKLKWDQDKHLLDDKKFYYTEICPSYLKKHVNNGKEVLMRTGRNTTCTFTF